The following proteins come from a genomic window of Pseudomonadota bacterium:
- a CDS encoding aspartyl/asparaginyl beta-hydroxylase domain-containing protein, whose protein sequence is MIAKNDISQLTKVSEGVRQELAAELRAADVNWKQAYGEYQSGGWYVAPLANSQGSEDQLKLDAGAPCATPLLGRMPSVQRFLDSTELDYRLVRLARIAPGAFMHEHNDEVGIQQERLRLHLPITTQPDAVLSFDGVNVHAAEGYLWKLDHERVAHAAANFGKTGRVHLIVDCLVNDRLRELVAGEALDQSLVLPKPILSVAFKRELMACSIELLHAGQQQKAEDRLLATFSRFDLQGGSSYDLLIEMYESLPHYTERLEYWRERLKEVRGRTERLQ, encoded by the coding sequence ATGATAGCAAAAAACGATATATCTCAGCTTACAAAGGTATCTGAAGGTGTGCGCCAGGAGCTGGCTGCAGAGCTTAGAGCTGCCGATGTTAATTGGAAGCAAGCTTACGGGGAGTATCAGTCCGGGGGGTGGTATGTGGCTCCCTTAGCGAACTCGCAGGGCTCAGAAGATCAGCTTAAGCTCGACGCAGGAGCCCCATGCGCAACGCCGCTGCTTGGCCGCATGCCATCCGTACAGAGGTTCTTGGATTCAACGGAGCTAGACTACAGGCTCGTACGGCTCGCCCGTATAGCTCCGGGAGCGTTTATGCATGAGCATAACGACGAGGTTGGTATCCAACAGGAGCGACTACGGTTACATCTACCGATTACTACGCAGCCAGACGCGGTGCTTAGCTTTGATGGTGTAAATGTACATGCAGCAGAGGGTTATCTGTGGAAGCTTGACCATGAGAGGGTTGCGCATGCGGCAGCAAATTTCGGAAAGACCGGTCGGGTTCATCTGATCGTGGATTGTTTGGTAAACGATCGGCTCAGGGAGCTTGTCGCCGGGGAAGCACTTGATCAGAGCCTTGTACTTCCTAAACCGATCCTGAGTGTTGCGTTCAAGCGTGAGCTGATGGCCTGTTCCATTGAGTTACTACATGCAGGTCAGCAGCAAAAAGCGGAAGATAGGTTGCTAGCAACTTTCTCACGCTTTGATCTGCAGGGCGGCTCATCTTATGATCTGCTGATCGAGATGTACGAAAGCCTGCCGCACTATACGGAACGACTTGAGTACTGGCGCGAGCGGCTTAAAGAGGTGCGCGGCAGAACGGAACGGTTACAGTAA